The Phycodurus eques isolate BA_2022a chromosome 17, UOR_Pequ_1.1, whole genome shotgun sequence nucleotide sequence CGTGAATAGCGTGATTGACGCACCCCTCAAAATGTCTCtatactgcactgtatttgcctataggtgccacaagatggtggcaaaggactacttttgcctaaatgaaactcctcaactcacctccattccaaaatgccaccagcTGTCGCCAAAGCAATCCTGTTATTGAGCGCAAAAACAGTAAATAGTTGAGTGATTgtgatattcatccatccatccattttctgtaccacttatcctcactagggtcgcgggcgtgctagcacctattccagctatcttcgggctaaaggtggggtacaccctgaactgctcgccagacAATTGctgtgcacatataaacaaacaaccattcatactcacattcacacctacgggcaatttagagtcttcaattaacctaccatgcatgttttggggatgtgagaggaaaccagagtacccggagatgTGATATTCATAATGAGTAAAATCTGTTTTTCTGTGCTTAAGTCTGTGAGTCTGGCGCCTCGCCCGTGGTTGGCATCGTGGGTCAGCACGTCACGCTGACATGCACGTACGACGTCTTGAAACACGGGCGTCTGTCGGCCTGTTGGAGCCGGGGATATTTGCCGGTCCTGGGCTGCGGTAACCAGATCATCTCCACCAACGGGTCCAGCGTGAGGGCAAAAAGCATAAGGTACAGCCTGCTGGGTCGCCTGGAGGCCGGGAACATTTCGTTGACTATCCTGGACGCGAAGAAGGAGGACGCCGGGCAGTACGGCTGCCGGGTGATGGTCAATGGTATTTTCAATGATGAGAAATATTACATCAAGCTGATCATAAAGGACGGTGAGAAagttattccatccattttctaacatttatcctcatgtgaaccactacaccagtGTCGTGTACCCAGACCGCCAGAGGTGCGCAAGCCGTTGCTTGGAGATGCGCAAAATAATTCgcaataaattatgttttatcattttaaaaagtacatccACCGGTGCCTTGTCTTACAGGTTTTGTTCATTCcttgaccacgcttgtaactctaaacacttgtatctcaaagcatctttccccactgaaattcATGGAAATGCGATTAATGCGTTACagccacaccccccccccccccccccaataaaataCTAACAAAACGTTTGTGTATTCATACTCTtcagtattgtattttataaaaataaacagtaatAATGGGATGCAAATAATTAAACCGTTCGTGCATCGTAGttattcaatgggcattgtggtGCTTCTTCTTTTGGCTACCAGGGGGCTGTAAATAAACTGTAATAacaaaattatataaatatataaagaatatatgcctgttggTATTGTTTTACGCTCTCAAATTTATCTCATTTCATACTGGCCTTCAAGTTAGAAATCCACAAATTCTGCCGAGCAACAGTGCAACGCAAACATAGAAactcttttgttattattattttgtgacagACACTTTTAaggtctgtttttattttcatgtagtTTTATCATTGACTgctgagttttttgtttttttttaacgaagTCAAACAAACTCAAACTCAAGAAATAAcgtgttttaatatttcattctgttattcttgtaaaatgggAAAATTCATTTTACATACTGGTGTAATAACCATTACAGAAACATAAAAATTGCCAATGGTGTTCATTTGGGGCAGGGGAGGCAGAAGCCTTACATTGTGTACGGGCCTAATACATTTGTTGAACACCTTATATAAAGATTTCTTTCTGTTTCAGCTCCTCAAACCACCACTTTAAAGACAGACATGTCTACGGACCGCGTTGCCGCCGGCAGCACAGCAGGTGCGACATAACACATGAAATCGCAGCTtcacttttaaacaaataaagatgCCGGTCGGTCGGAATAAGCTTTAATTGAAAACCCCTCTGGATGGGTGGTGCAGGTTGTCTAATAACTGCTGCtagcagaaaatgaaaatgtaagtatgtgaaaatgtaaatatgaaaagCGGATGCAGTTGGGCTATAATGGTCcactttcacttcattttttatttttttttatttattttttttgcagctcaGATGACCTCCTCTGTAGGCCTCCAAACTTCCTCCTCAAGCAAcatcaaaactgaaaatgagGTCAGACATTTCTGTGTGCCATATGCAGTCCTCAGAACTTCTGAATGTATATAACTATAAGGAGGCAAACAACAGCACCTTGAGGAACATTATGCATTTTGCACAATTTCAAACACTTCCCAGTTCTCTTAATAACACGTCAGTGACACATTAttatcaaaataccccaaggatcgcGACACAATAGGACAATTTACACCCTATTTCTTGCTGAAATCACCCCGTTTCATTgttcctgtctcatgcaaatgagccagcTCATGCGCCGCTGGACCAATGACGAGTCCGGCTTTCGCTGTCAGGAAACAGAGCCCccagtgtggggaaaaaaacatttcaacttgtGGGGACGGCAGTTCATACATtgcactgtgtgtatgtggtgcatggaCACG carries:
- the LOC133416262 gene encoding hepatitis A virus cellular receptor 1 homolog isoform X3 → MPPAVAKAILLLSAKTVNICESGASPVVGIVGQHVTLTCTYDVLKHGRLSACWSRGYLPVLGCGNQIISTNGSSVRAKSIRYSLLGRLEAGNISLTILDAKKEDAGQYGCRVMVNGIFNDEKYYIKLIIKDAPQTTTLKTDMSTDRVAAGSTAAQMTSSVGLQTSSSSNIKTENEHGSVPTSMVVMGVLFGLILFVTIAIAIGAINAPQSVCKWSRCYSAMSGQYMQTVLFKSAVEGKRRRRLTKIHQQQPSVPSVRFSSLSSPLHLQHQAAVVENIYQMAGDEYDYLP
- the LOC133416262 gene encoding hepatitis A virus cellular receptor 1 homolog isoform X2; protein product: MKSCVHMLVKFTIKKKKIRIYHLHRRRVCGRDLADEDDDSRWCLMKMTTRFSTLLLCCLLLTVCESGASPVVGIVGQHVTLTCTYDVLKHGRLSACWSRGYLPVLGCGNQIISTNGSSVRAKSIRYSLLGRLEAGNISLTILDAKKEDAGQYGCRVMVNGIFNDEKYYIKLIIKDAPQTTTLKTDMSTDRVAAGSTAAQMTSSVGLQTSSSSNIKTENEHGSVPTSMVVMGVLFGLILFVTIAIAIGAISKRRRRLTKIHQQQPSVPSVRFSSLSSPLHLQHQAAVVENIYQMAGDEYDYLP